The Dermatophagoides farinae isolate YC_2012a unplaced genomic scaffold, ASM2471394v1 contig3, whole genome shotgun sequence nucleotide sequence AGTAATAATGTTGCGTCTTTTTCAATGTCGACTTTCAACTCTTTTTTTATCTCATCTTCGATATATGATTGTAAACGTCGATCGAAGTCTTCACCTCCTAGACTGCTGTCCCCATTTGTAGCCTTTACTTCGATCACAGAACCGTTAATTTCTAATATGGAAATATCGAACGTCCCGCCTCCCAAATCAAATACAGCTACGCGAAGTTGCTTATTATCGTTTTTCAACGAATTTATGCCGTAAGCAAGCGCAGCCGACGTAGGTTCGTTTATAAGACGCATAACATTTAGCCCAGCTATTTTTCCTGCGTCTTTCGTTGCCTGGCGTTGAGATTCATTGAAGTAAGCCGGCACGGTAATTACGGCGTCTTTAACCTCTTTTCCTAGATATCGCTCGCTGATACCCTTCATTTCTTTCAGAATTTCAGCGGCAACCTGGCACGGACTGACTTTCTTTCCGTCTATTTCAATCCAAGCGTCACCGTTAGGGCCTGGAACCACTTTGTAAGGTAACGATTTAGCTTTTTCGGCCATTTCATTGTATTTACGCCCAATAAATCGTTTTGTAGCAAACAACGTGTTGTTTGCATTTATTAAGCCTTGATTCTTTGCAGAATGCCCTCTAACAACATCATTTCCAGAGATAGAAATCATACTTGGCACGGTAGCGTGTCCTTCATCGTCTTTAATCACTTTTGATTCGCCATTTTCAAACACAGCTACACAGCTATTCGTCGTGCCCAAATCGATCCCTATAATGGGGGGCTCTTTGACTCTATTtacagttgttgttgtttcgttatttttactattttttttagtaaaaACACTAAGCATGTTGGaatattaatattgatgGTTCGacgaattaaattaaaaaataccaaattttctttgttatCATTAATTTGCGATATTTATAAAATGTATTAGGTAACACCTTGATAGTTAAACTACACACTGAAATTTAGGCATCAGCAGTTTTATATTCTCTATATATTTGTTCATAAAATTGGTATATTGTAGTAACGGTAACGAGCAAACCCGTTCCACCTCCAATGACGCCGAAGAAGTCGGCCATTATTGTAAGCACAGCGAGTAAAACACCGCTGAGAACGGCCGCAGTGGGAATTATCGACTGGAACACGTTGTAAATGGACGTTTCTCTTTGGCCTCGAATGGTGAAGCCTGCATCTCGAATTTGCTTAGTTACTTCACGAGGGCCGGTGTTGCTAATATCAAGGTACAGTTTGGAAATAAAAGCACAGTTAattataacaaacaaaacataaatgACTGTGTGAAACGGTTGGGTAACGTAATCCTTGGCACTCATTGGCGCATGGATGTAATAAGACAGTCCACCAATGGGTTTTTTTCTGCCGTTTGGAAGTTCCTGCCACTGACCTAGCAAATTGACAAACGGGTTGCTTCGCATTTGTCGGTAGAGTACATGcgataaataaaacaagTGAGAAGTCAAAGTGGTTTGGATCAACATGGGCGAGCTATGCGTGTAAAAGAGTTTAACGGGGAAAACTCCGACTTGTCCACCATTCGTTCTGTGTTTGATAGGAATGTCGACTCTAAAACACTGCAAATAGATAATGACTCCAAGCATAGTTAAGGTAGCTAGCACGTTCGTTATATTGATGGCCGATTCTCGGTAAAATGCTTCTTTTAGCGCAatcagtttgttttttctaacGATCAAAAAGTGCATCAGCGCTACGAAAGCCCCTTCAAATTCCGTACCGTTCTTGGTGTGCAGAGTTGTCGGCGAAAACATACTCCAAACCAATTTTTCACAAATCGATGTAGTAATAAACATTGAGACTCCGCCACCAAAGCCGTAGCCCTTCGTAAGCAAGTCGTCCATTAACATTACAATGACGCCGGAAGTTAACAACTgagtaatgatgattacagaCACAAATAAGGAGATTTTTCCGAAAGCACCTGACAGCACGTAGGCAATAGACGTACCAAAACAAATAACCAGGCTTAACCATTTTTGCGCGTCATTGTACAACTCTCTGTCTTCGCTGAGCGACATGTCACACGCAATCGCTTTGAGTCCAACCAGGAAATGCATTATCATCGATGCAGTCATTATTGGCGAAATACCCAGCTCCATCAGAGAGCCTTTGTTACTCGCAAGCATTACTCTCGCCCAGTAAAACGGATCTGCCGAACTGTTCATCGTCACACCGAATATCGGGATTTGCGAGCATACtaagaaaataaacaaacaaactagaGTCCAAAAAACCTTTTCATTTCCTGACACCGGTCTTTTTGGCGTTCTAATTGAAGGCAAGATGCCACTCAGCGGTTTTATTATATCTAAAACTCGAACTACAATAAAGTTTAATCTTTCCGGAAAAAGCTGGGTATTCAATGTTTACCTACGTTGAATATAAGCCAGTACTTACATTTGCccattttaatcaattgtcACGCAACCTTTTCTTCgttaaaatttataaatatataaattaatgAAGATCTTCAATTTACTTATacaaaattaacaaaaatctaataaattaatataataatgcTTATTCACCAATTAATAGCTTCGAtataaaagaaacaaaatgtttttttcaatgcgCAAACCTGTTTGCTCTTTAATATATAGGACCCGTTTTATTAActaataaaataaactttagaaaaattaaaatatgaATGTTGAAGATGTATCTTCGCTCCAAAGAAGTAACGAAAACTCCGATTGCACAATTTCACGGCCTCAAAAGCTTAGCTGTTCGTACAATAGTGACTATAGCTCTCCAAGAAGCTCTGGCAGCATAATTCAGCGCATAAACACAAGAAATGCTTTAATAGTAAAGTTAACCAATCAAATCTTGGAGTCCtacatcgtttttttttccgagCAACTGATAATAGGCAGAATCTATTCAGTGTATTCCAGTTGGGACACTTCAAACAACTCACTGTTGAACAATCTGGCGACGAAAAGCTCATCGTTCGAAAGACCTGACCCCGatgtaaatgatttttaCACGAATGAAGCTTCAAGGTTGACCAGCATGATGAATTTcgtcaatgaaaaaacaccAAAACAGTTTAGTACGAACGACAGCATAAGACTCATAGACAAAATAAACACAGACTGGCTAgtagtgaaaaaaacttCGGACTACAGCGACCTAAAGCGTAACGAGCTGTATTTCGTTCCTACAGtaattttaataaataacCGGGTCTTGGGCGACATAATTTCTTCACTAAGCGACTTGTTCTACAACATGTACATTTAGTTTCGTCGCTCGTATTCAGTTCGCAACTGCAGCTCGTACATTTTGTACAAAGGCTCGCTCAATAATTCAGTTAACTCAGCGTTATTCAAAACTTGCTTCAACTCATAATTTTTGGCAAGTTCGTTTTTATAGATTTCAATGGACTCGGCTAGCTTCTCAGCTAAGCTCCTTTCCTCACCCATGAGGGTAGTTGAACACAAACAATTATGTTAAAGGGACAGTAAATGGAAAGTTGATTTACGCAAACCAAAAGTTGATGAAATGTAACTTTCTaataaatattaataaaaatctattgggttattattaaataataattgaacaatatattttttatttactgGATCATACTTAGACAAAAGTTCCTCGGGAGCTCGCGAGATCGAAGCCGCTGGAATCATAATTCCAATGTTGGAATAAGGCGGACAACTAATAACTAGAAAACAAACTTTAGGATTTTCAGGCACAACCGTTtgttcaaatgaattcaGTATGCGAAACTTTGGTGGAAAGTCTTCGAGTGACGTTGGCACGTCGACTACCACTTTCAAGCCAAATCGATCCGTGCTATACTCTCTTACTttaatgatttcaaattttggaatagtgttcaattttttagtGACCGCCTTTGTGACTTTGCTCTTGgcgttttgtttgtttgcgaTATGGTCTACATACTTTATTTCTTTTATAGCACGAACTCTCAAATTGTTCTGGTGTTTTTTACACTGCGTGTGGGTCAAATAACTGGCCTCGTTTGGATGCAACGTTAAACACAACTTGCATTCAAATTTTCCGacgtggttttttttaatatacgGATCGTTGGCCAAGTTTATTGTTTCCAACGCCAAGCGTTTTAAGCGTTCTTGCCGTAAAGCCTCTAGTTGCTGCGGCGTCGCAATAGCTCCCGAACCGGTTTTGTGGCCAACCCTAGTACTATAATCCATTTACTATAcacatttgtttatttatacaATTAgcccaaataaaaaaataaactttatttttattaatggGTAAGAAAGCAGAAAGACGAGATGTGATAATATCTAATAACGCAAAACACCTTCTTTCTGTCgctcatttcatttcgaaatACAGCGCTGAGAACTGCTTGGACGCTTCTTTAATATCGCATTGCCGCGAACTAGCAAAAAGCGCTGTTTACACCATCAGTAAAGAACAGAAAGCCTTCTTTTGCAAAAAATGCAGTAcatcttttttcaatgtgGACAGCATCGATAATTCTGACTTTTGCAAATTGGAAAGGGACAAAGTCACGCTAACATGTCCGCGATGCCAATTTTATCGGACCTTTAAAAAAGACCAGTTCATAAGGTACTTGACTGTCTTTCACTCTGCACATCGCGCTGCTGAACCCACTAATCAACCGAAATAGTTTCAATATCATCCAGCTCCGCAGTTCGTTTATTGTTCTTTTTAAATTTCTTAGTTTTAGTTTCGTCAAATTTATCTTCCAGTAACTCCTGCACGATTTCTTCCGGCTTTCGCTTGTCTTTGTCCACCGAAGTAGCTTGAACGTAGACAAACTCTTCGTCTGGCTTGAACTTCAACGAACTAACAATGTAGTTTGCAAATATTTCGGGCTCTCGTTCTTTAATCATATCTCGCACGAttaatttccaatttttcgGAGGACGTTGTTGACATTTAGTCTTTCGCAGCGAGTGTTCGTGTATGACTTTTTTCTGACAAGCTGTGCAATAACACATCTCACATTCGACACAGGTGTAAAATGCTTTACCTTCTTCGATCGCGGTATAGCAATTATCACACAAGAACCACTCTTGATCGTCCGCAAAGTCGCTGTCACTAGACACGTTGTCGTCAATGGAATTCAGCAGCTTATTTATATCAgctatttttcttttcactttttttttgttgagcTCCACATTGGCTTCTAGCTCGAGCTTCTTCTTGCGTCTGCGTCGCATACGCTTTGTCTCTTTGAAAATCTTGTCGAATCCAAAACCTTCAGTTCGCGCGTGTTTTTCGACGTGAGTTCCCCCGTGGTTGAAATCATCCTCGGCATCTTCCGCTGCTTGAACCATTTTCTCGTCAACTTCATCGTTGATAACGACTGAgtagttttcttttttcaagtCTCCACTTGAATCTATAAGATTTATGTTTTCAACGGCGTCTTTTGTTTTCCACAGTGCCTTGCCGAAATAATCGAGCAACCACTTGTCttcattttcgtttgatACTGGTAAGTTTTGCCAGGCATTAGATTTGGTATCGGCTTTTTCTtctgttgtcgtttttttgaaagaagTTAAAGCCAAAACGTGCTTGTCTTCGTCGTCCGACGTGATCTCGTCCAGAGCTTCAATTTCTTCCTGGAGTGACTTTTTAAGCTTACcaatatttttatctttatttAGATTTGTCCTCGCCTCGTCCTCGCTTTCATTAACCTTATCTTCTTCTAGACTAAAATTTTTCACGTTTTCAATCATACAGTCAcgaatcgaaacaaaattgtCTTTCTGTTCTTCTGCTGAATTTAGTTTCTGCAATTTTTCTTGGCTCTTTTTCGAAATCTGCGACATCAGTTCAGAGACCTTTTccaatctgtttttttttattaagcTAATGGCTTCAACTAACAGAGTGTCGTCTTCCTCGTCCAGCAAGTCTCCCTCATCCGAAAAACCTGAACTATCTGTGGAATCAGCGTTCGGGTATTCATCTTCTGGCCTCATTTGcgatatttatattttttaaacTAGTTTGACGAGTCTGCTCTAAAATATTTTACCACAAAACTCTTATATTCCacattttaataaaattgcataatttttcatacatTAAACAACTTAGTTAAATTTAGTGTGCTCAGTCTACCTACTAACTATTCTGCAAATAtacattttctatttttttgtgtatttaTCTTTTTCACAAACACATATAGAAAATCACAATAATACATATGtgcaatcaatgaattgtcAAAATGCAACCACAGCGTattataatattaataaCATTAAAAACTGATAGTAACGCTTAACTGGTATTTAATATCGATCCTTCACAATAAACCCAAGGACCGCGATTAGTAACAAATTTGTAAATTGTTagtgaaaatcaattgagCCTTGCAATTCAACCGGAGAAATGTCATATTGCCCATCCTAACTGGATCAGCATTTAAGTCTGAATTATCGTGAACTGTACCGTTATACAACCGGGTAGGTGGAGTAAAAAACTCCATAGAGCAAGCCACAACCAGAGTGTGTTTAGTTCTTTGTTATTTTTGGCAATCAAATCTTTATTGAAAGAATACACTAAGTACACTCTTTTCTTGATAATAGACAACATAACCCGATCCCAGTCCAATGTTCAGACGATATTTAGAccgaaattttgttttagcTTTTCGTTCAAAGTTATCAGATAAACTCGAGCTCCATGTCGCGTTTGGCATTGTTATTTTCTTCGTTTTGAACGATTTCCGCGAACGGAGAAACCGTGATCACCTcgtaaacttttttttgttcggcgttacatttgaaaaattcacattctTCAATGTAACGAGCAAAGTGGTTTCTCGTTTGAACTGTGTTTACCAACTTGTTTATAGACACATATTCCTGATTTGGGGCTAACGATACCAAATAATACATTTTAGAATTTTCGTCGATAGTTATCAGGCTCACATTTGTGTCACGAAGTGCCTGAATCatattttcgttgttgaCGACTATGCCGAAAAAACTCAGTAAATCACAGGTTAAGATTATTTCTTGCTTGTTTTCTATTGAAGctataaatttcaaaataggAATATCAGTGTGATCAGGTTGAAATTGGtatgttttgaaaaacaCTACAAGATCAACAACGCTTCCATTTGGAAAAACAATACACGACGTAAAATTGTATTTGCATTTACAAAGTTCATTCAGCCCCGAagcacattcattcatctcaCATTGCTTTCATCTTATCAATTTTTAGCAGCGCCTAGATTGTCAAATTATAATTACTAATACAAAAATATACAATTATTTTGcgaataaattaaatttttttcgaatttatttatatataatatattatgattgtttttgtttagcGATAATTTCACGTATCGTTACCACTATTACTTGAGCCAACGTCTGCAAACTATAcatctctttttttattttagcGGAATCCATATTAATTAGTTTTTCGTCCTCatggcttttttttgcttcagaGTAATCAATCTTTCTTACATTGGAATTCAGCAAAGCATTTTGTATATCTTCCATGTTTGAAAAAACTGTGTTTTCAGCAGATATGCTGTCTTTTTCTGTGCTAACTTGGTTTTTAAGCTTTGCATTTTCAGTAACAATGTCGGAAGTCTTCACCTCGTTTTGAGAACTTTGAACGGTACATAAAACATTGACTATAAGACAACTagatataatcaaaaattagcATTAAATTTTAACGTACAATTTTTGCAAGCATGTTTAGcgaatttggttttttgacTTATATTGTTGCCCGTTTAATTTGTGATCAATTAAGAGATGtaaaattttaaagaaaatattctatgagttattattaaatatttaattattattttaagaATTATTTTGGtctgaattctttttttgctcCAGCAAATACGATTGTactaattttgaaaaaacaaatttactCTCGAAATTGtctaaaatataaaatatatattatacATACCTTTGTTCTCAACATCATGTGAATCATCTATCGATTCctcatttattgttttacTTGATGTTGTAGTGTTCATGAAAATGTCGTTCAATTTGAGCCACCTAACTAAGCATGTGCACCTCGTCAAGAAAGTTTGTCAAAAGAAGATATCTAATTAATCAATACAAAAGATAAACATTTTCTCGAATTTCTGGGCTAGTTTAAAAAGTAAACGCTGGTATTgggaaaaacgaaaatagcATACTGAAATTTGGTTAGAGTTGCATGCAAGTTTATGGCTAACCAGTATTATCCTCCTGTCGTCAACGACGATCGTTATTactatattgaaaataacaacGGCGGGCTCGATGAGTGCAACAATCTGCCGTACATGATAGAACAATCTGTGGCTGTATCTTGTATGGTTTGCGATGTAGTTGTGCGAAGCACTGCCGTTATTGCGAAAAATGTATTCCATTTTTTGACTGACAAAGACTCAATTACAAAACCGATTTATGAAAACATCGGTAACTGGACGCTTTTACAGTTTCAAAAGCTGtcaaacaaattattcaacCAGAATGCTGACCAGCtcttgaatgaaaatttcaacaaccaTTTCGAGGAAAGATATCTCGACGAGCCCGCTTTGTACCAAATTTATTCTTTAAATTCTGTCGTAAGTCATGAAGAATTCAATGATCAGTATTCAAAACTCGATATACCTATGAATTCCAATTGCGATCCTTACGAAGGGACAAATGGCCAGGTTTTAAGCACAAACCCGTTGTTAGAAGAACCTATTGAATTATCGAAAGATAAATTTGCTTCTCTAAACGATAAAGCAAACGAAgctt carries:
- the LOC142597995 gene encoding protein transport protein Sec61 subunit alpha-like, with the protein product MDEVEAMTTTAQQSLRRIYEIYADTTRYFMICNSSEKIIEPLQSRSIILRFSKIKNDAILNRLKKICDAQNYNYSEDALALLVDSCEGDCRKAIGYVQMAASLYDKLEIENVYNICDILPLPLIKELFLHIQEGKFKQANTATGKILDEGYSNQEILASLLKIIETDDMSNSMKMIYHGMITESIIANETGISDLQFELNFIVVRVLDIIKPLSGILPSIRTPKRPVSGNEKVFWTLVCLFIFLVCSQIPIFGVTMNSSADPFYWARVMLASNKGSLMELGISPIMTASMIMHFLVGLKAIACDMSLSEDRELYNDAQKWLSLVICFGTSIAYVLSGAFGKISLFVSVIIITQLLTSGVIVMLMDDLLTKGYGFGGGVSMFITTSICEKLVWSMFSPTTLHTKNGTEFEGAFVALMHFLIRI
- the LOC142597994 gene encoding chaperone protein DnaK 1-like gives rise to the protein MLSVFTKKNSKNNETTTTVNRVKEPPIIGIDLGTTNSCVAVFENGESKVIKDDEGHATVPSMISISGNDVVRGHSAKNQGLINANNTLFATKRFIGRKYNEMAEKAKSLPYKVVPGPNGDAWIEIDGKKVSPCQVAAEILKEMKGISERYLGKEVKDAVITVPAYFNESQRQATKDAGKIAGLNVMRLINEPTSAALAYGINSLKNDNKQLRVAVFDLGGGTFDISILEINGSVIEVKATNGDSSLGGEDFDRRLQSYIEDEIKKELKVDIEKDATLLLH